From one Malus sylvestris chromosome 1, drMalSylv7.2, whole genome shotgun sequence genomic stretch:
- the LOC126583676 gene encoding linamarin synthase 2-like codes for MMSPLEQATEKRHAVFVPYPAQGHVNPMMQLAKLIHSRDFHITFVNTEFNHNRLIRSKGPDSVKGLSDFVFETIPDGLPPSDKDGTQDVPALCDSIKKTCLGPFKELVTKINSSSQVPQVTCIVADGIMTFGSKAARELGIPEVTLWTASACGFMGYLQYGELVKRGIIPFKDENFMHDGTLDTPTDWIPGMKNVRLKDIPSFIRVTDLNDIMFNYLGSEALNCLNSSAIIFNTFDEFEHEVLEVILTMFPNIYTIGPLNLLGRHFPESKSLNSSLWKEDTKCLEWLDKKKPNSVVYVNYGSVTMMTDQHLIEFAWGLANSKHPFLWIVRADVVKGDLPILPEEFLEEIKDRGYITGWCAQDQVLAHPSVGVFLTYSGWNSTIETISHGVPVICWPFFAEQQTNCRYSCTTWEIGMEVSPDVKRHEIEALVKEMLEGEEGIKMREKAKEWKKKADEATDVGGSSYNNFERLLKEALQLGE; via the exons ATGATGAGTCCATTAGAACAAGCAACCGAAAAACGGCATGCAGTTTTTGTCCCATACCCAGCACAAGGCCATGTTAACCCCATGATGCAATTGGCCAAGCTTATTCACTCAAGGGACTTCCACATAACCTTTGTCAACACCGAGTTCAACCACAACCGTTTAATCCGGTCAAAAGGTCCCGACTCCGTTAAGGGTCTATCGGACTTTGTGTTCGAGACCATACCGGACGGGTTGCCTCCTTCGGATAAGGATGGAACCCAAGATGTTCCAGCTTTATGTGACTCCATTAAGAAAACTTGTCTTGGTCCGTTTAAAGAGCTGGTGACTAAGATCAATTCCTCATCTCAAGTGCCACAAGTTACTTGCATAGTTGCAGATGGTATCATGACCTTTGGGAGCAAAGCTGCTAGAGAATTAGGCATTCCGGAGGTCACGTTATGGACGGCCTCTGCTTGTGGCTTCATGGGGTACTTGCAATACGGCGAACTTGTCAAACGTGGAATTATTCCGTTCAAAG ATGAGAATTTCATGC atgaTGGCACACTCGATACACCAACTGATTGGATCCCAGGTATGAAAAATGTTCGGCTCAAGGACATCCCGAGTTTCATTAGAGTTACTGATCTCAACGACATAATGTTTAATTACTTGGGATCCGAAGCACTTAACTGTTTGAACTCTTCTGCAATcatcttcaacacatttgacgAATTTGAACACGAAGTATTAGAGGTAATATTGACAATGTTCCCCAACATATACACCATCGGCCCCCTTAATTTGCTTGGCAGGCATTTCCCTGAAAGCAAGTCACTTAACTCAAGCTTATGGAAAGAAGACACAAAATGTTTGGAATGGCTTGATAAAAAGAAACCCAATTCAGTTGTGTACGTCAATTATGGCAGCGTAACAATGATGACAGACCAGCATTTGATTGAGTTTGCATGGGGGCTGGCAAATAGCAAGCACCCATTTTTATGGATAGTTAGGGCTGACGTGGTAAAGGGCGACTTACCAATTTTGCCCGAGGAATTTTTGGAGGAGATTAAGGATAGGGGTTATATTACAGGTTGGTGTGCACAGGACCAAGTGTTGGCTCATCCATCTGTTGGGGTTTTCCTAACATATAGTGGTTGGAATTCTACCATTGAAACTATATCTCATGGTGTGCCTGTAATTTGCTGGCCTTTCTTTGCGGAGCAACAAACGAATTGTCGGTACTCATGCACAACGTGGGAGATTGGAATGGAGGTGAGCCCTGATGTGAAGCGCCACGAAATTGAAGCACTGGTTAAGGAAATGctggaaggagaagaagggatAAAGATGAGGGAAAAGGCAAAGGAATGGAAGAAAAAAGCTGATGAAGCTACTGATGTTGGAGGATCATCGTACAATAATTTTGAGAGATTGCTTAAGGAGGCACTCCAACTTGGTGAATGA
- the LOC126584252 gene encoding uncharacterized protein LOC126584252 produces the protein MSGPSDRRFDFNLVEEVAPPSPDNIWRPSFVSPTGPLTVGDSVMKNDMTAAVVARNLLTPKDNRLLSKRSDELAVKDTLALSVQCAGSVSNMAQRLFARTRQVESLAAEVMSLKQEIRGLKHENKQLHRLAHDYATNMKRKLDQMKESDGQVLLDHQRFVGLFQRHLLPSSSGAVPRNEAPNDQPLMPPPSMVLSSTEAPNNPPPVPSLSRALPTAEISPKQNL, from the coding sequence atgtctggcccctctgaccgtcgttttgacttcaaccttgttgaagaggtagccccgccttctccagacaacatatggcgcccatccttcgtctcccctactggtcctcttactgttggggattccgtgatgaagaatgatatgaccgctgcggttgtggccaggaaccttctcactcccaaagataacagactactttccaaacggtctgatgagttggctgttaaggatactctggctctcagtgttcagtgtgcaggttctgtgtctaatatggcccaacgcctatttgctcgaacccgccaagttgaatcattggcggctgaagtgatgagtctcaaacaggagattagagggctcaagcatgagaataaacagttgcaccggctcgcacatgactatgctacaaacatgaagaggaagcttgaccagatgaaggaatctgatggtcaggttttacttgatcatcaaagatttgtgggtttgttccaaaggcatttattgccttcgtcttctggggctgtaccgcgtaatgaagctccaaatgatcaacctctgatgcctcctccttctatggttctgtccagtactgaggctccgaataatccccctccggtgccttctctttctagggctctaccgactgctgagatttCTCCTAAGCAaaatttgtga
- the LOC126585048 gene encoding uncharacterized protein LOC126585048 → MDETMKQFQKSLIELETEAEHLLLARNQMVENDRVRNGNREALTSLRKIAQTTKTSVPSPFESIMKEIGGPQSRPLVKEVCPTCGNHDSNERTWMMFPGTDVFARFPFHAAHTILETEQEQLDLDSRRLQGIVKEKSLVISDKGALADKICPGVLKSLVTLTDKPKD, encoded by the exons ATGGATGAGACCATGAAGCAATTCCAAAAAAGCTTAATTGAACTCGAGACTGAAGCTGAGCATCTCCTCCTAGCTCGGAACCAG ATGGTTGAAAATGACAGGGTGAGGAATGGGAACAGAGAAGCACTTACATCTCTGAGGAAGATAGCTCAGACAACCAAAACTAGTGTTCCATCTCCTTTTGAATCAATAATGAAGGAGATTGGGGGGCCTCAATCAAGGCCTCTGGTGAAGGAGGTATGCCCTACCTGTGGCAACCATGATTCAAATGAGCGCACTTGGATGATGTTCCCGGGAACTGATGTCTTTGCAAGGTTTCCATTTCATGCTGCCCATACCATCTTGGAGACAG AACAAGAGCAACTTGATTTAGACTCTAGAAGGTTGCAAGGCATTGTGAAGGAGAAATCCCTTGTGATTTCGGACAAAGGTGCCCTTGCTGACAAGATCTGTCCGGGTGTGCTGAAGTCCTTGGTAACCCTGACAGACAAACCAAA GGATTGA